A single Candidatus Babeliales bacterium DNA region contains:
- a CDS encoding acyltransferase domain-containing protein, translating to MKTIFLFPGYGAQFVGMGKELYDEFRIVQEYFEEASNCIGHNFVKLCFAASDVELGRMDQAYPSLFLVSCAIAHLLKDQEIYPDCVAGYNIGEYAAIYTAKGFTFPDGLYLISKYVSFYQQAFQQGAVSGLRISGLSLKMVKGLCELASDDVHAVYVAASLSPQVHVVMGHADAVDRVRKAAGEKDAESMQEVGAEFGLHSSLMEQVVAQYKIYMEKVDFKDLEVPLLANVDAKPITLGADVKETVINQTILPIQWHKILAAVQEYDLVVQVGPGTEIRDMVLALYPDKKVVAVNTKADIQELKQIINQPMDQQKGIDDANI from the coding sequence ATGAAAACAATTTTTCTGTTTCCAGGATATGGAGCACAATTTGTTGGCATGGGCAAGGAGCTCTATGACGAGTTTCGAATTGTGCAGGAATATTTTGAAGAAGCTTCCAACTGTATTGGTCATAATTTTGTAAAATTATGTTTTGCTGCGTCGGATGTGGAACTTGGTCGTATGGATCAAGCATATCCGTCTCTTTTTTTGGTGAGTTGTGCGATCGCACATCTGCTCAAAGATCAAGAGATTTATCCTGATTGTGTGGCTGGGTATAATATTGGCGAGTATGCAGCGATTTATACGGCAAAGGGATTTACCTTTCCTGATGGACTCTACCTCATTTCTAAATATGTTTCATTTTATCAGCAGGCCTTTCAGCAAGGGGCGGTGAGCGGGTTACGTATTTCTGGTCTTTCCTTAAAAATGGTAAAAGGATTATGCGAGCTGGCATCAGATGATGTACATGCAGTTTATGTCGCAGCATCTTTGAGTCCGCAGGTGCATGTGGTGATGGGACATGCTGATGCAGTGGACCGTGTGCGTAAAGCAGCAGGAGAAAAAGATGCAGAGAGCATGCAAGAGGTGGGAGCAGAATTTGGCTTGCATTCATCGCTTATGGAGCAGGTGGTTGCGCAGTATAAGATTTATATGGAAAAAGTGGATTTTAAAGATTTAGAAGTGCCCTTGCTTGCGAACGTTGATGCAAAACCGATTACGCTCGGTGCAGATGTTAAAGAAACAGTTATTAATCAAACCATCCTGCCAATACAGTGGCATAAAATTTTAGCAGCGGTGCAAGAATATGATTTGGTGGTGCAAGTGGGACCGGGCACAGAAATACGAGATATGGTTTTAGCATTATATCCGGATAAAAAAGTAGTGGCAGTAAATACAAAAGCAGATATACAAGAATTAAAACAGATTATTAATCAACCAATGGATCAACAGAAAGGAATAGACGATGCCAACATTTGA
- the gltX gene encoding glutamate--tRNA ligase codes for MMTTNTQAIRVRFAPSPTGHLHIGGLRTAIFNWLFARHNNGTFLVRIEDTDRERFKQEYVDSIIASLQWSGLVSDEPIVVQSERLPEHTALVEQLLAQKKVYRCYCSEQEVLARHAQKYGPQDAFIKYDGHCRDREPKDISLSSVIRFALPRDIQHISFDDMIRGTVTFDMNQFDDFIIVRSDGRPVYNFVVVADDAFMNITHVVRGEDHIPNTPKQIFLFQACGYVVPQFAHLPLILGPSGDKLSKRDGAVSAVEYKAKGYLPEALINYLVRLGWSHGDQEKFTQDELIHLFSLDQVGKKGAIFDTDKLNWMNGVYIREKTAQELFNYITNYLAPDFIDAVPAWNEQQVLQLLQLYKDRVLLMSELMEALIALYTAPHTYLQADVDKWIGSSTSAHLHEFVQIIEKLPTYTVDSITDAVKTWCKAQGISLAHIAQPLRIALVGKTASPGIFDLVSIIGKQETISRIQIFLRHIDN; via the coding sequence ATGATGACAACGAATACACAAGCAATACGAGTGCGATTTGCACCATCTCCTACTGGACATTTGCATATTGGTGGTTTGCGTACAGCAATTTTTAATTGGTTATTTGCGCGACACAATAATGGTACATTTTTAGTACGGATTGAAGATACGGATCGCGAGCGGTTTAAGCAAGAATATGTTGATTCTATTATTGCATCATTGCAATGGAGTGGGCTTGTCTCAGACGAGCCCATTGTAGTTCAATCGGAGCGATTGCCAGAGCATACTGCATTGGTAGAGCAGCTATTGGCGCAAAAAAAAGTGTATCGTTGTTATTGTAGTGAACAAGAGGTTCTTGCGCGTCATGCTCAAAAATATGGTCCACAGGATGCATTTATTAAATATGATGGGCATTGCCGTGACCGTGAGCCTAAAGATATATCGCTGTCATCGGTAATTCGTTTTGCATTGCCGCGCGATATTCAGCATATTTCATTTGATGATATGATTCGTGGTACCGTTACCTTTGATATGAATCAGTTTGATGATTTTATTATAGTTCGTTCTGATGGACGGCCAGTTTATAACTTTGTGGTAGTTGCGGATGATGCATTCATGAATATTACCCACGTAGTTCGTGGAGAAGATCATATTCCTAATACGCCAAAACAGATTTTTCTTTTTCAAGCGTGTGGATATGTAGTGCCACAATTTGCACATCTTCCGCTTATCTTAGGCCCGAGCGGCGATAAATTGAGTAAGCGTGATGGTGCAGTTTCTGCAGTAGAATACAAAGCCAAAGGATATTTACCGGAAGCTTTGATTAATTATTTGGTCCGTTTGGGTTGGTCCCATGGTGATCAAGAAAAATTTACGCAAGATGAACTGATTCATTTGTTCTCATTGGATCAGGTGGGAAAAAAGGGAGCGATTTTTGATACTGATAAATTAAATTGGATGAATGGTGTATATATTAGAGAAAAAACAGCACAAGAGCTGTTTAATTACATTACCAATTATTTAGCTCCTGATTTCATTGATGCAGTTCCTGCATGGAATGAGCAGCAGGTTTTGCAGTTGTTGCAATTGTATAAAGATCGTGTGCTGTTAATGAGTGAACTAATGGAAGCGTTGATCGCTTTGTATACCGCTCCCCATACCTATTTGCAAGCAGATGTAGATAAATGGATTGGCAGTAGTACGTCAGCTCATTTACATGAATTTGTACAAATCATTGAGAAGCTGCCCACATATACAGTAGATTCCATAACGGATGCCGTAAAAACATGGTGTAAAGCACAGGGGATTTCACTCGCACATATTGCACAGCCATTGCGCATAGCGCTTGTGGGAAAAACGGCTAGTCCAGGAATTTTTGATTTGGTGTCGATTATCGGTAAACAGGAAACAATTTCTCGCATACAGATATTTTTGCGCCATATCGACAACTGA
- a CDS encoding acyl carrier protein encodes MPTFDMQDTLEKIITIIAQELKIEKTVVTHDVTLESLGADSIDIVQIIMRLEEQFGIEINDEDAEKMQSLSDIAAYVQARRTK; translated from the coding sequence ATGCCAACATTTGATATGCAAGACACATTAGAGAAAATTATCACGATTATTGCCCAAGAGCTGAAAATTGAAAAAACGGTCGTAACGCATGACGTTACGCTCGAATCTCTTGGCGCAGATTCAATAGATATTGTCCAAATTATTATGCGATTGGAAGAGCAATTTGGCATAGAAATTAATGATGAAGATGCGGAAAAGATGCAATCTCTTTCTGATATTGCCGCGTATGTGCAGGCACGGCGTACCAAGTAA